In Delphinus delphis chromosome X, mDelDel1.2, whole genome shotgun sequence, the DNA window ATGGGCTCTGACACAGAGGGGTTCAGGCCGGAGGGGTTGTTGCCATACAACTGAGCTGGTCCCATACACTACATACTGTGCACTGGGAAGCGAGTTCCTGTGATGGCTGTCTCCAGCCTGTAGTTAGCTTCACTCTCTCCAGAGTGTCTGCAGGGACACATGACCTGGAATGACTGTCTCTACTGGTCAGAGGCAGGTCCAAGGTCTAAGCTAACACTGTTTCCTCGAAGTGCACACACACTCATTGGTAATGGCCTCAGCTCAGTGGGGAGCAGTGCCGGAGCAAGAGGGGCTAGAACATAAGCCTGGTACAGGCTGGGTGGGGCACTGGGTACATTCTAGGAACCCAGCCAGAGGCCTGGGCAGCAATCAAGCCCACCTTCTCCAGGGAGGAGTTTGAGGGGAAGGATTAAGTCCCACGAACGTTCTTTTCTGACCCTGAGGTCTGTGACTGTCCCATCCCACCTGTGGTCTGTCCACCTGAGCTCATGCCATGGACTCTGGAAGGGAGTCAGGGTGAGAATATGGGGGAAGGGTGGACCCAAGTGCTCCCCATTGTCCAGGTGCAGTCACTCCTTACTTCCCATCCTCACTGCGCCCATCCTGCCCCTGTCCCGGGTAGCTCATGTTGGGTGGCCTCATATATGGGTCCCCTGATTCTAAGATGAGCTACTCTGAGGAGCCACCCTTCCCAATCTCATTCCATCCACACCCACAGTAGTTGTCAGACATCATAGGATCACAGAGTAGGATAGAGAGCCACCTCCAGCGAATCCAACATTTCGAGCATCCCGACACCCTGTCGTGGGGTTTGGTGACTTCTGCATCATACCCCTCTTATGTTTTGGGAATTTAAGGACAACCCTTGAACAAAACAGATCCGACCCTTGCTTTTGCTCATTCAATGCCTTACAGAACCTGGACCAGCCTCTACTCCCTTTACTCCCTGAATCACATCTTTCTCCCTCAAGGGAGATTACCCCTGATTACATTTATTCACACACAGGGACACACCGTCACCAAACTTGAATGGCCAATCTACCATCATACCCCCTTTTGTGGAGTAAAACACCGGTCTTTCAGGAAGGGTGTCAGGCAGAACCACCCTTGCCTCACTCAAACACAAGTCTGTCCCTCTGAGTCTCAGGCTGGTACAGCCCTGGGTCCTGGCTGACGGAAGGAAGTGCTCCCCAACCTCGAGTGAGGGGGAAATCGAACATGGAGTTCAGACTCAATCTCGTGTGTCCTAAAGAGGCAGTCTGGGAGATTGAGCTGGGACACGGAAATATCATTTCCAGGAAAATCTGTGTCATGGGGCTGGTGGAAGAGTATTTGACGGGGACCATGCaacaacacagacctactaaCCACACTCGCCATAGAACCTAACGGGCCAAATTCCACTCAAGGGTGTACAGACGACCCGGCTGGAGGAGGGTGGTCAGCTGGCTAGGGCAGGGAGGATGTGAATGCTTCCAGATTGGAGCTCTGGAAGGGGGTCATGAGTTCCTGCTGATGGGAAGGGTGAATGGCAGAGATGAATGGGAACCGCCAGaccccagaggaggaggggggtTTGGAGAGAGCTAGAAGAGGGCCTTCGGGGGAAAGGGAGGACGTGCCAATGTGGCCAGGCAGAGCACACACAGGACCCAGACCTGGGACACTCCGCTGGCTTGACTGCAGGGATGGTAGCAGAGGCTGGCCCAGAGTCCCCACCACAGGATGCCACAGATACCGTTCTGGAAAAGGCTCTGATGTAGAGCAGCGCCCCGCCCCGGCTCCCTACCCCGACCCCGACCCTTACCCctccagagagaaggcagaacaCAGAATATGAGAGGTACTTTAATTGGAAACTGCTGTGaaactggggcggggcgggggcaaaACAGGGGGGAGAGGAAGCCCTAGCTGAGGCAGAACAGGAGGGAACGAGCTTGGCCACAGCTCCAGGGCCCCAAAGGTACCAGCTGCTCCTCTTGCAGGAAGACGCTGGGCTCAACCTGTGAAACAGCAGAGTCAGGGAAGAGCCTGAAGCCagggccagcccccagccctgctcaaCAGCCAGGACTGTGGGAAGGGGTACGGTGTGTGTAACactcacttcaaagggtctgcaacTTGTCAGCCAGGTACTGCATGGCGGCTGCAACAGGGACAGGCATTAGCAGGCGCTCCAGACAGAGGGATACAGAAGCCCGTCCCCCTATCCCCGTGAGGAACCGCCTAGCCCTGATACCTGAAACCCCTCCAGACCCGATGCAAAGAGCTCTGGGCCTGATCACTCCCCACCACCCAAACTGAATGTGGAACCGGTACCTACAGGGAAACAAAATGTGCCAGCAGCTCTCATGCTGTGGGCCGTGCCACAACCACTCAGAActtgtcacacacacaaacaaacaatccaacaaGAACCTTAGAAGCCACACCAAGCAGCAGTTCAAGGGAAAAATCAACGAGGCATCTCTAAAAGTCCTATCAGAAGGACATTCCCTAGGACTGGTCTGGTTGTCAAAGTGTGCATGCAGTCCAGACAGTACTTTGCTGTTTGTACACACGCCCAGTTGTACATGCACAGCCAGCTCCAGGGCCAGGCCTGAGAGGTTCTCCTCCCCACAGGGATGATCGTCCCTGCCAGGCCCACCGCACCtgcagcccacccccaccccaggtgccCACCCGGGTTCTTCACTAAGACACCGCTCTCCGGCCCTGGTTCCTCATACCAAGTTGCTCCTTAAGTTCGTCTACTTCTCTCTTTAGCTCGAGACACTAGGCCAGcagacagaggaggaagagaaatgattAGTATactctggcctcctctctcctccaccttctcctctcccctccaccttctcctctcccccgGGCCCTCCACCCCAAAGCCGGGTGGTTAGACTGGCAAGGGCTCCTGAGTGGAAAGGAGGTGGGCTCCCTCCGTGGGGTAcgtgatgggggcaggggagggggagcccACACATGTCAGCTGAACTTGGACCCAGATCCCACCCTCGAGTTTGGGCCTGCATTTCCAGGATGCAGTGGAAGCATTACCCAAGGACAGCAGGGCGTTCCCAGTGGCTGCTGCTGCGTTTCCGGTCTTGGGGGATGGTCAAGTGGCTCCCGGTCACCTGAGAGGGAAAGGACACACAATCCAGCTTCCCAGGCTCCCAGTGAGGTGGAAAGGGCCAAGCGGGCTCTAAAGTGAGGTGAGGCAGCACCACCCTCTGCTGGCAACCAGCCGCCCCTGCTCTGCGCAGCAGCCGGAACCTTGTATCTGGGCCTGCTTCCTCTGTTCCCCGGGGACAGCCATTTCGCCACTGTGGTCCCCAAACAATGTGGCTCTGGATTCGACCCTCCCAGAGCTGCAGCCACAGCCAGCACGTGGGAGAGCAATGTGGCCGAACAGGACTTAACAGAAAAGGCTGTTCCCCTGCAAGTCTACACCCAGAGCAGCTGTTTGCGGCACTGCCACCGATCACCCCGGCCGCACAAACCCCACACAGAAGATGATGTGGCTCAAGGGAGCCCTGCCAGCACCCCATCTCCTGTGGGAGAAGCTGCCTGGGAGCAAGGCTGTGCCCCcggcagagacagaggcagaggtttcTGTCCTcaacccctcttccctcctctcgtATCAAACCCACGACCCTCACCTGAGGGGGCAGGCCCCCTGGGCATGACTTCTCCCTGGTTCAGGGCCAAGGGTTCTGAGTTTCCTGGATCTTGGGGGCCTCTGGTGTTGACGTCGCCACTGCTGGCTTTTCTACGATGCATGCGCAGACAAGATGTCCCTGGCCTGTGAGTTAGCAGctgaaacaaaaatttctcaCCGATTTGGActaaggaagtgtgtgtgtgtgtgtgtgagagagagagagagaaagagagagagacagagagagagagagacagagagacagagacagagagagagacagagagagagagagacagagggagagagttgTGTGATTCGGGCCAGGGTGAGGCAGGGAATTGGGAAGGGAATTGAAAGGCTGATCTCATTAGCACTTTCTCCCTCAGTCAGCCCCAGGCCAGCAGGCAGAGCTGATCTAGGCACAACAGTGGGACACTGAGaaagcccaggccccctgcaaggAAGGTCTGGGGAACAGCTAGGAAGGAGGATTCAGGAAGCTGGTGAGTCTAAATACTGAGGCTTTCCGGGGAAGCTTTTAAGGGATCCCCCGACCCAATTCAGCTACCAGCCCTCCCTTCCATCCCAGCCCAAGTCTCTCAGAGGAGGCTGGAAAGAGGCCAAGGGTGGAGAACCGGGCCCAGGACACCCGAAGTGCTACCTTAATGTTTGTCCCTAGGAAAAGGAGCCCGATCTGGCATCGTAATGACCCAGTGACCGAGGGGCACCCAATGCTGACCCGTGAGGGGTGGACAGAGGCAGCATGGGTGTAGACGTGTGCCCTGGGTGCTGTGGGGGGGggaagagtggggagagaggaggagcatGGCCTACTCACTTGGCCCTTTGGGCCTGGGTCTCTATTTGGGTCCTTATCTTCTCCCGCCACCGCCTCAGACTCCCTTGCCCACCTGACCACGGATTTCTTCCCAGCGCCACTGTGCTTGGACTGTTTGGTTCCCGAAAGGACCAAGGTATAACTCTTGGGTCTCCCAGGCAGCGGAATACCAGAGATTGGGGGGAAGGTGGCTGGTTCCACGGGAGTTGCCGAGATTCGCTGCCCCCGGGAACGGAAGGTTCCCCCCAGGGCAAGTTTGGACGCTTCCCCGACGGATTTCTTCTCCTGGGCTCCGTTCTTCCTAGGAGTGACCCGCGGCAGGccacctgcagcagcagcagaaacagaagcagcagcagcagcagcagcagcagctcccgGGTAGCTGGGCTTGCTGCCCCCCTTGCCCCACAGCACGCTCTGCATTTTCTTAGGGGAAGAGATGCCCTGCTCTCCCACGCCCTGCCTTTCCACAACCGAAGAGAGTCCTCGCGGAGCCGAGGACAGGGAAGAGCCTGTCACGTGACGGTAATTCTCCCTGACTTGGAACTTCGAGTGTCTGGGAGTGTCCCCGGGATCCTCGGGTCTGCTGGGCTTGGCCTGGCCTCCTCCTCTGCGGTAAGTGCTCACCGTCATCAGCTGTGTCTCACTGAATTCATCTGAGGACTCGGAGTCGGACAGCAGCCAGGCCAGGCCTTCCGCGGAGCGCCGCTGGCGATCCGCAGCCACGTTCAACCTACGCTTAGTGCCTCTCTTAGGGTTCCCCAAGGCCCGGCCCGCTTCAGGCCCACCGAGGTGGAGAGGGCCGGCTGGAGCCGTCGGCGCCTCCCCACAGCTCTGGCCGGGCGCTCCTCGACCGCCGGGACCCACCTCGAGGCGCAGTGTCCACACGGTGGACTCTTTGAAGGTGGTGGAGCTCTCCGGGGACGGGTACCTGCGGACGCCCAGCACGTCCTGGTCGGTCAGCTGCTGCAGGTTGGCCTCCTTGGCCGCCTCAGACTCCTCGATCAGGTCCAGGAGGTCCCTCGTGTGCTCCTCTGGGGAGCCAGGTCGGCCTTCGCGGCCCCACAGCACCGGCCCTCGCGCTTCCAGCATCTCCCGCTCAGACTGGAAGCCCTCGGGGTCCGGGTATCTGCGGACGCCCAGCACGTCCTGGTCGGTCAGCTGCTGCAGGTTGGCCTCCTTGGCCGCCTCAGACTCGTCGATCAGGTCCAGGAGGTCCCTCGTGTGCTCATCTGGGGAGCCAGGTCCGCCTTCGCGGCCCCACAGCACAGGCCCTCGCGCTTCCAGCATCTCCCGCTTCGACTGGAAGCCCTCGGGGTCCGGGAAGCCGCCTCCGCCCTTGCCGCTCCGCGGCTCCCCAGACTCGGGGCCTGGGTCGGGCCCCGGCGGGACTGCGGGGCCGGCTATGCGGACGCCGGCCCGCTCCCTGACCTTTGGGCGGACACGCCTTCCCCACACATACACCTCATCCGGGGAGCTCATGTCGCGACCCGGGCGGCCCCGGTACCGGGGCGACGGTCGATGGCCCGAGTCGCGGTCGCGGTCACGGCGGGCTAGGCGGCCGGCGCTCAGAAGGGAGCGTCAACCACCTCACGCGCCGCACGAGCTCGCCTCAAAAGAAAGGACGCGCCACTTTCAGCGCGCCTCTCACTCCCGCGCTGCAGCCTCCTCATTGGTCCGGCCCCCGCCAACCAGCGGGCTCCTTGTTCGCCCGCCCCCGTCGAGACCTAACCAATGGGGCCGAGGGCCTCTGGTTTGCTCGCAAGCCCGTGGGCGGTCCGGGCAGTTGGCTGGTGAAGGAGATGGTGGGAGTGCCTCCCTCTGTCAAGCCTCTGGGCCCGCCTCCTCCTGTCCCGCCTCCCCTTTCTGGTTAGAGTCAcagctctgagcctccgtttcccatCTATACAGGGGGTCGAGGGCGTCGGGGAGTGAGGGCGCCGGGCTCCAGGGGTGGTGAGGATGGAACGTCAAGATGGAGGCGCTGGATGCCTAGCACGCGCCGAAAGCATTTGCCAGCCTCCCTTCCACCGCAAGCCTTAAGACCCAACAGGAGAATGGGCACAGGAGTCCCGCAGTCAGTGATCAGGGGTCGGCCAGAGAGCAAAGGGATCGTATTTTCGTTCTGTAAGGTCTCTGTCTCAACTGCTCCATCAAATGTGGCTCAGCAGACGTTACTGGCAGGCGGGTGTGGCGGATAGACTTGGGGTTGGCCTCGCTCCATcagcccttccccctctctgaggCAAATTCAAAGAAGAGGAAATCGCAGTGGCCAGTTACACCCCAAAAGGTGCTCCCCACCGCTGATCCTGGAGATGTGAACTAAAACCACGAATCGGGTTTCACACACTAGGTTGACAACCTTCAAAGAGCTTAACCATTCCGAGGGTGGGAGAGGTTAGGAGCGAACCCCTGTGGCGGTGGTGCAAGAGACGCATTGGGGAGGTAATTTGGCAGAATCCATTGAAAGCAACTTAGTGCCGGCACgcactctgtgcctggcactcttCTAAGCGCTGGGCATAAATAATAATGCATCCGCGTGACACGCCTTTAACTATAGTACCAACTATTACTGGCCTCTTCccggtgaggaaacaggcactgaGAGGTTCGGCCACTGGCCCAAGGTCATTCGGCTCATGGGGATCAGCAGCAGGATTGAAACCAATctatctgactccagagtccttgCTTTTAGCCCAAgatctttaaaaggaaggaagaaggaatctATTTCCTCTATGCTCCTGCAAGTCCGCTGCCTGGTACTTCTTCCGGAGACACGCTGGTACCTGTAGTGTACAAGAACACATGCACAAGGGTGTTGGTGATGGGAAAAACTGGGAACACTCCAAATTCCCGTCAGTAAGGAAATGGATGAATGCAACGTGGCCTAGCATCCAGTAGCATAAAGCGTGGCAGTCCAACGGAATGCATCAGGCCATTCTCACAGCTTTCAAAAGCATCCGCCTGACTTCCAACTGCAAGTTGCAGAACGATGGCTTTGGATTCACGTTTGTAAGTTAAATCACTTGCGTGCGtgggcacacgcacacacaccagtCAATCCTATGTAATATATGAGAATTCATTTAAGTATATGTACaagtatgttttaaagttttgaaggACGCACAACCAAGGCCTACCAGTTGTGATGGCGGTGGGTGTGGATAGCCAGGTGTCTCTCAGTTTTTCTTGGAGCTGTCACTTCTCAGCTCCCCTGAGCTGAGCAGTACTGATGTCTGGGGAGTGGTGCCTCTTTGGTTCCTATGTGGCCCATGGGTGTTAGAATTTCCCGTGTCTGCCACCCAACTCCTACTATGACACCGCTCCATTCCTCCCATACCTTCCTTCTGCTCCTTCCCGTTCATACTCCTCTGTCTTCAGTCACCTCTGTCTCCTGCAACCTGCTCTGGCTGACCTCCTGGAGAGTCCTGGGGTGTCTGAACCCCTCTTGCCTGTGGAACTCAAAGGCCCAGTTTTCTGGGTCTGCACCTGAGAAGCTGGCCGTGCTGGAGAAGTTTCAGAGCAGGGGAGATTGGGTGCACTGTAAATCTGCAATCCTCCTCCTCGAGCCTGCCCCCGATGGTGCCTGCCCGTTTGTGGATACCGCCCTCTTCCACTTCTCCCAGTGACTTTTTAAGTCGTGGTGTGctatttcaaatatgttaaaatggataaggaaggatATAGCAAAATCTCCTGCATCCACCAGCACCCTAGGAAACATTACCAGTGGATTCAGTGGAAGCCTCCGTCTTCCCTCTCACCATTtccattcccttcctccctcccccagagagAGACTCCCAGAACTTCTTCTCACCTTCTCCACTCTCTTCGTCCCTGTGGCTCTCCTACCTCCTCTTCCCCTGCATCCCATACGTCTCCAACGATGTCTACTAATCTCTGCTTTAGCCCCCTATGCTCACCAGGATCCAATACTGCTTTTGACTTACTCTCTTGGCCTGGGGTGGGAGCCAGTGTCAGAGGTTCCTGTTGGCTTTCCCCACCGGGATAGCTCTTACCCCACAGAGCAGTGACCCAATGTGGAAGTCATTGCTCCAACTGCCAAGTGCATCACTTATCATTATCAGCTTGGGGAGTGGAGAAATGACTGCTATTTTGGTCCAGGGACCCATTCAGCTCACTGTGAACCGGTCTCTATTCCCAACTCCTTTTAATGTCAGGGCCTCATAAGCCCCATTCTAATGGGGCCCCATCATGACACTTTGGGCCTCCTGGATCAATGTCAGCTCAGATCCTGTGTCCAGTAGTAGTAGAAGTGTCTGGGTCTTTTTCTAGCCTCCGGGTACAGTCACCTGAGAACTGGCAGTCATTCTCTTTAGGGACGGTCATAACCCACTGCCTTGTTTCTGGATCCTTCCTCCTCAGGACTCATCTACCTCTTCAGTGGGGCCAGTCTCTGAATTGGCTGAGGACCAGGAACTGAGCAGGAGACTGTGGCATTTTAGCGGGATGATGGCCCTCCTTCTCTTGCATTCTTGCCTTTTGCTGGCTGTCGTTGCCCCTAGGGAGCCATGCTGTCTGAGCCATCTTCTCAGCTTTCTGCCGGTCAAGCAGGCACTCTTGACTGCCCCTCTGACCTTGCTGGTCGTTACTGGAAATGTGGTCTGCTGGCATCTCTTGGTTAagagctgccctctgccctctatTATGTCAGAATTCGTTGGCTCCCATGGGTGGTAATGAGCCCAGGTCGGGACCACTTTCCTTCCATCATTGGCATTGGCCTCCAGAGGGGAGCAACCACCAAACTTCTAGTGATGCTGGGGCCCCTCTCACCAGAACACTCCTGATGGCTTTGGTGAGTGATGTGTCCTCTCAGCCCTACAGTGGGACATAACCATGAGGCCATGTGACTGGCCTCACCTTTTCTGTCCGTTCTAGCATGTCTGCATCACTCAACCttattgttccttcctctgccatctGCCAATCCAAGGCAGGCATTTCCACTTCTCTCCTTACGCGCCATCACTTTCTCAAAGTTTCAAAGGGCCAGTCTGGCAGTGAATTTCCTCCATCTCCTGGAGTCCTTGCCCGTGTGTTAAATCCCATGGCATGAGAAAGCGCCTCCGCTCAGCAAAACTTGCTTATCCACTCTTATATTCCTGTCCACTTGATCCAGCACCCTCAAAATCCAATCCCAGGGATATTGCCCTGCTCCTGCCAGTACAGGCTTGTTATTTCTTggtgtataatttctttttccccttatCAGGCTCGGCATATCCCAGTGAGTTTATGGAGAAGAGATGAGGGTTTCCCTGGGAGAGGCGTCTGTCACTTTGTGGGGGAGCAGACTCTGTAGCATCTACCAGCACAGGGCATGTGTTAGCTCTTGCTAGGGAAGGAAGGGCCACCCTGCAAGCTTTGAGGCCTCAGGACGTTTGGATCTGATAAGCCAACGTTTGGGGACATCCATGCCAATATACCCGGCCTACATTTCAGAGTCTGAAGTTTTTCCAAAAAGGGCCCTGACCTTCCCATAACAGGCCTGTGTTTGTCAAGGATGTATACATCTCTGGAGTTCTGCACTTACTGTTATCGCATAATCTGTGAGCTACTCAGCTGTCTCTGCAGGAGGCAAGGGCATTTTGTAAGCCACCAAGAAAACCCCATGAATCTTACACTTGGCCCTTAACTGTTTGGTAATGTCCCTTAGTTTCTCATTATGTCTTTGCAGGGCGCCAGTATAACAGTGATGAACAGCCGCCTCTGCCCTCCCTATAGACATAGTGCCCTCCCTACCATTCAAAGGCCTGAATCATCTCACAGGCCACAAGTAAGACCCTCCACTGGGATATTTTTCAAGGTACGTATGGATAAAACCTTAAGGAATCAGGAGGTAACCTTGTGCTAGAGATTATCCATGCCCCACATAACACTCAAAATGGTACGCTCTTTGTCATTTGGGCAGTGAGTGAGCTGGTCCATAAACCCCATCTTATAGCTAACTTCTCAGACCACTCCTGGTACCACTTTTGTTAGTTTGGGTCCTCCAAAAATACGGACAGCAAGGCATGATTGGACATGAACGAACATGATGGGAGAATGGCATGTGAAGGATAAAGGAGAAGGAGCAGGAATGAGTCTTCTTCTTCAGGGTGCGATGCGGGTCTGACGTCTGTAAGAGAGACGTGGGGGAAAGGAGGGTCAGATAAGAAGAATCTCAGATGCAGTTTCGTTCTAACAGTAAACTTTAGTTCCGTTTAGTTTAGTTTGTTCAGGCTCATGTGGAGTCCCCACCCTACAGCTGCCATTTAGAGGAGTCCCTGTCCTGAAGCAGTATGCCCCTGCCAtgctcagtcactggctgggaGCTACCCAGAGGATGTGGGATCTTGGCACAAACAATGGTGGTGCCAGAGAAGTGGCAGCTGGCACTTGCCAATCTACTATGTTCCCTGCAGTGGATCGGAGGGGCATGTTTCTATGGCCACCACAAGGAAGCAGAAGTCATTTCCGTTTTGAGTGACTTTGTGGTGGGGAGCATAAGGACACAGGAAGTAAAGAAAGATTGGGAGGGAAATGATGGGATTTTGGATACATTAAGGTTGTGTTTCTTATAGGACATGCAGGTGGAATTAGCCAGGATGCACTTAGAAATTTGGTTCTGGAACACCAGTGAGGGGTCAAAGCTAGAGAGAGATACAGACTTGGGAGTCATTCATTCCCTCAGTACACTTTTATAGCAGTGTTTTTTCAAACGTCACCATAACCTTAGAAGTTCCTTGCATGGAAGCTCCAATTCCTTTCCCTTCACCCTCCTCAGAAGTAACCTCTATCCTTTGTCTTCatcattcccttccttttctttagtTATTCTCTACATAGGTTCATATTCCTAACAACgttggttttgctgcatcctttggtctttatgtaaatggaatcatttgtgttgtttctgacTTCTCCCGTGTGATACTGTGTAACTGAGATTCATCCCTGTTGTCGCATGTGGCAGGcacttgttcattttcattgctgtacacTGTTCCACCAAATGAATATACAGTAGACTCTCATTATCATGATAGTTATTTGCAGTCTATAAAGTTGCCATGAACACTGAATTAGGCAATCCTGAAACATTGCTCCTAAGGGAAATATAATTTCAAGTTCCTACCATCcgctggtcacaacattttcatcgaCTGATCGCTGCGTAATCATGtttcatgtgtgtttctgtttaaaggcactctatttaatacaaatattattgattcattaacactgacctcacagccaacagcattaTAAATCATGCCTGAGCAAGGTTTAtgtaacacacatattttcttgaGTGCACGTCATAGTCATTTTGCACTCaaggacactagacagtactTCAGCACTAAGCTTGGAGGCCATCTTCAATTATGAAATCACCAACaaagaagcacaaaaatgcaaactatGTGGCACCAAATAAATCATGAAAAGGACACTTGCTTGCAGTATGAGACTGAAACCAGAAGGCAGAGCGTCACCTTGTTTGACCTCAGTTGGGAACATATTCCACCAACTCAAATTTTTCACAGCTCTCTCGAATGAGGAGGAAAGCACTCTGGTACTGATTTGtggttaaaaatgaattttagcaAATAGGGGAATTTGCAAGTATggaatctacaaataacaagaatCAACTGTATCTCAACCTATGTATCCATTCTACTGTCAATGggtaatttgggttgtttccatttgggcAGATATTATTCATAGCGCTACTATAAACATTCTGGCGCGTGTTTCCTGGTGCCCACGTACAAGAGCCTTCCAGGGCAGAGCTTTCCAACTTTTGGACCTGGGACTTTGAGGCCTTCATCTCCAGAGACAGCCAGGCAGCAGCCCCTGGACCGCTTGGTTCTGGCCCTGAACAACTTTGTCATCTTACTCCTGTATGCCATACAATCATCATTTTCTGTGTGAGCCATAGAATCAAATGGCTGGGAAGCTGCGTTCCAGTGCTCATACTTAGGACTGAAATTGTCATCTCATAGGGAAAGAAGATTTCCAACATTACTAGATCATGCCAGAGTTTTTACAATGGGGTCATGCTAATTTCTACTCCTATCAACAGTGTTTAActgttccacatcctcatcaacatttgatATTAACAAAGTACAAAATTGTTGTCAATCTTGTGATAGTGAAATCGTGTCTCATTGTAGATTTAATCTGCAATTTCTTGATTagtaataatattagtaataatattgagcagcttttcatatgcttggcCTTGGGGATTTTCTTGTCTATGAGGTGTTCATTTAGtgtcttgtgcccattttcccCTTGGGTtgtttgcatatttatttgtggaagttctttatgtattctatacTTTAATTCTTTGATGATTTCGTGTTATGTAAATATCTTCTAGTTTTTAGCTTGCCTTCACTCTTTTTATCATACCTTTTAACGAACAAAagcacttctttttaatttttcacagcaCTTTATTATGAAAAGTTCCATACAAGAAgatcacgggacttccctggtggcacagtggttaagaatctgcctgccaatgtaggggacacgggttcgatccctggtcccagaagatcccctatgccacggagcaactaagcctgtgcggcaCAGCTActggatcctgtgctctagagcctgcgtgccacagctgctgaagcctgcgtgcctagagcccatgctccacaacaagagaagccactgcaatgagaagcccgcgcaccacaacgaagagtagcccctgctcaccgcaactagagaaagcccgcgcgcagccacagaggcccagcgcagccaaataaataaataaataaataaaattttaaaagaaagaagaagatcacAAGATGATCCGGGAAAGTTGAGGGGGTACTTGCTGATCATGGACCACCTTCACTCTCACCTGATGACCTTGCTTCCCATTTCATTGAGAGTATACAGGCAATCAGAAACAAACTTCCCTCATTCATAAatagttttctctattttggATCATTCCTATCAGCATACAAGTATGTTGTCGTTTCCCCCAATTAAAGAAAACCTTCTTTTGATTCCAATTTCCCTTCAAGCGACACCATTTTTCTCTGCTCACCTTCACATAAAAACTCCTTAAGAGTCGGTGTATACTTGCTGTCTCAAATTCCTCTCTTCTCAttcactctttctctcctttcca includes these proteins:
- the LOC132418168 gene encoding uncharacterized protein CXorf49 homolog, which produces MNGKEQKEARRDRDRDSGHRPSPRYRGRPGRDMSSPDEVYVWGRRVRPKVRERAGVRIAGPAVPPGPDPGPESGEPRSGKGGGGFPDPEGFQSKREMLEARGPVLWGREGGPGSPDEHTRDLLDLIDESEAANLQQLTDQDVLGVRRYPSPESSTTFKESTVWTLRLEVGPGGRGAPGQSCGEAPTAPAGPLHLGGPEAGRALGNPKRGTKRRLNVAADRQRRSAEGLAWLLSDSESSDEFSETQLMTVSTYRRGGGQAKPSRPEDPGDTPRHSKFQVRENYRHVTGSSLSSAPRGLSSVVERQGVGEQGISSPKKMQSVLWGKGGSKPSYPGAAAAAAAAASVSAAAAGGLPRVTPRKNGAQEKKSVGEASKLALGGTFRSRGQRISATPVEPATFPPISGIPLPGRPKSYTLVLSGTKQSKHSGAGKKSVVRWARESEAVAGEDKDPNRDPGPKGQLLTHRPGTSCLRMHRRKASSGDVNTRGPQDPGNSEPLALNQGEVMPRGPAPSGDGVLAGLP